In Clostridium sporogenes, one genomic interval encodes:
- a CDS encoding methyl-accepting chemotaxis protein, giving the protein MKFNFKSIKTLILCTILPLTILSMVFLSILSYSNSKNIISNEIEDKMKFQTKAISENIEKSLLTHKKIAETLSKTVESSKDIMPKDTYKNIVGNFIKTNDETFGTGIWFEPYKFNAKEKFFGPYCFKDGNKVVYTDKYSTESYNYMNYDWYKSAKSSTASCVWSKPYLDELSNITMVSTSAAFKDKSGNLLGVATADINLDRLQKMIANVKFGKTGKAILLDKDGNYITNPNKSKIIKMNITKETENSLSTLGKEMLSNKKGTDTYKEGNIKKLVYYDSIPETGWIIALSIDQSEVTAPLKQLLIKSIVFILIALTLIIIFILWFSNYLTKNINRVNIFSETISNGDLTKSLSIDSKDELGAMGKNLNSMKNTLNNIINNFNISLKDIVSISEELSASAEQTQSASDQIAQSISDIATGSETQSKTSQDSVKNLEEIYKGMEQISNNVQSVTNYSMATYKKAEEGNITVSTAINKMKDIEESVTDSANIVNTLEEKSNNIDNIVSLITSIADQTNLLALNAAIEAARAGEAGKGFAVVAEEVRKLAEESSASAGSIGNIIKEVQNDIAKVVNSMKVETNNVNEGIVIVQNTKGSFENILSDIDKVSREMQDVSAVVEEITASTETVVNSLEKIDSIIKESSSNTQNVAASAEEQTAIMKEVAEVATNLSQMSLKLEKDINIFKI; this is encoded by the coding sequence ATGAAATTTAATTTTAAAAGTATTAAAACTTTAATTTTATGTACTATTCTACCACTAACTATATTATCTATGGTTTTTTTATCCATTTTAAGTTATAGTAATTCTAAAAACATAATTTCCAATGAAATAGAAGATAAGATGAAATTCCAGACTAAAGCTATAAGTGAAAATATAGAAAAATCACTATTAACTCATAAAAAAATAGCTGAAACTCTTTCTAAAACTGTAGAATCTTCAAAGGATATTATGCCTAAAGATACTTACAAAAATATAGTTGGAAATTTTATAAAAACTAATGATGAAACCTTTGGAACAGGTATATGGTTCGAACCTTACAAATTTAATGCCAAAGAAAAGTTTTTTGGCCCTTATTGTTTTAAAGACGGTAATAAAGTAGTTTACACTGATAAGTATAGTACCGAATCTTATAATTATATGAATTATGATTGGTATAAATCAGCTAAATCTTCTACTGCTTCATGTGTTTGGTCAAAACCTTATTTAGATGAGCTTAGTAATATAACTATGGTATCGACTTCTGCTGCATTTAAGGATAAAAGCGGTAATCTTCTTGGAGTGGCTACTGCTGATATAAACTTAGATCGTCTACAAAAAATGATAGCTAATGTAAAGTTTGGTAAAACAGGCAAGGCTATATTATTAGATAAAGACGGCAATTATATAACTAATCCTAACAAAAGTAAGATTATAAAGATGAATATTACAAAAGAAACTGAAAATAGTTTATCAACTTTGGGAAAAGAAATGTTATCTAATAAAAAAGGAACAGATACATATAAAGAAGGAAATATAAAAAAATTAGTTTATTATGATTCTATACCTGAAACTGGTTGGATTATAGCTTTATCCATAGATCAATCAGAAGTTACTGCCCCTTTAAAACAACTTTTAATAAAAAGTATAGTGTTTATATTAATTGCTTTAACTCTAATAATTATATTTATTTTATGGTTTAGCAATTACTTAACTAAAAATATAAACAGGGTTAACATATTTTCAGAAACTATCTCTAATGGAGATTTAACTAAATCATTATCCATAGATAGCAAAGATGAATTAGGAGCCATGGGAAAAAATTTAAATAGTATGAAAAACACCCTAAATAATATAATAAATAATTTTAATATAAGCCTTAAAGATATAGTATCTATATCGGAAGAATTGTCTGCTAGTGCTGAGCAAACTCAAAGTGCTTCAGATCAAATAGCACAATCTATATCTGATATAGCAACTGGAAGTGAAACTCAGTCAAAAACTTCTCAGGATTCCGTTAAAAATTTAGAAGAAATATATAAAGGCATGGAACAAATATCTAACAATGTTCAATCCGTTACTAACTACTCCATGGCCACTTATAAAAAAGCTGAAGAAGGTAATATAACAGTGTCTACGGCTATAAATAAAATGAAAGATATAGAAGAAAGCGTAACAGACTCTGCAAATATTGTAAATACACTAGAAGAAAAATCAAATAATATAGACAATATAGTTTCCCTAATAACATCTATTGCAGATCAAACAAATTTATTAGCACTAAATGCAGCTATAGAGGCAGCCCGTGCAGGAGAAGCTGGGAAAGGCTTTGCTGTAGTAGCTGAAGAGGTAAGAAAATTAGCTGAAGAATCTTCTGCCTCAGCTGGAAGTATTGGAAATATTATAAAAGAAGTCCAAAATGATATTGCAAAAGTAGTTAACTCTATGAAAGTTGAAACTAATAATGTTAATGAGGGTATAGTAATAGTACAAAATACTAAAGGTTCTTTTGAAAATATATTATCTGATATTGATAAAGTCTCTAGAGAAATGCAAGATGTGTCTGCAGTAGTAGAAGAAATAACTGCTAGCACAGAAACTGTTGTAAACTCTTTAGAAAAAATAGACTCAATAATAAAAGAGTCCAGTAGTAATACGCAAAATGTTGCAGCTTCTGCTGAAGAGCAAACAGCTATAATGAAAGAAGTAGCTGAAGTTGCAACTAATCTTTCTCAAATGTCTTTAAAACTTGAAAAAGATATAAATATATTTAAAATTTAA
- a CDS encoding rhomboid family intramembrane serine protease: MIGIDKFIKDIIEKLMTINNYNVMEINTNEGLESNWIAVKDKDDFYDVLIFSSNFAIKNLNKEYIKEYIQSLVMDKTINLNIAILTDEEIDNSLINFLDSNLIKDMSFILDYNNRNIVYAGEGTRSIVEDIVSVPKQRENIYYNENNMNSHEKSTITKIIIGINIFMYLITAFLSGSIFTSDIRVLIFLGAKVNSFINNGEYYRLITAMFLHGGLIHLALNMYALNSIGPLVEIYFGKVKYLIIYFISGILSSYFSYLFSSSVSIGASGAIFGILGATLIIAYKNRKKGGKEFLNNIISVIVINLILGFSIPNVDNFGHIGGLIGGVIVTFLLMNRAQGREDRV; encoded by the coding sequence GTGATTGGTATAGATAAATTTATAAAAGACATTATAGAAAAACTTATGACTATAAATAATTATAATGTTATGGAGATAAATACAAATGAGGGGCTAGAGAGTAATTGGATAGCTGTTAAAGATAAAGATGATTTTTATGATGTATTAATTTTTTCTAGTAACTTTGCAATAAAAAATTTAAATAAAGAATATATAAAAGAGTATATTCAGTCTTTGGTTATGGACAAAACGATAAATTTAAACATAGCTATATTGACAGATGAGGAAATAGATAATTCTTTAATTAATTTTTTAGATAGTAATTTAATTAAAGATATGTCTTTTATATTAGATTACAATAATAGAAATATAGTATATGCTGGAGAAGGGACTAGAAGTATTGTAGAAGATATAGTAAGTGTTCCAAAACAAAGAGAAAATATTTATTATAATGAAAATAATATGAATAGCCATGAGAAGTCAACTATTACTAAAATAATAATAGGTATAAATATTTTTATGTACTTAATAACAGCATTTTTATCAGGAAGTATATTTACCAGTGATATTAGAGTGTTAATATTTTTAGGAGCAAAAGTAAACTCTTTTATAAATAATGGCGAGTATTATAGGTTAATAACAGCAATGTTTTTACATGGAGGATTAATTCATTTAGCATTAAATATGTATGCATTAAATTCTATAGGACCTTTGGTAGAAATATATTTTGGCAAAGTAAAATATTTAATTATTTATTTTATATCTGGAATATTAAGTTCTTATTTTAGTTATTTATTTTCATCTTCAGTTTCTATAGGAGCCTCAGGAGCTATATTTGGTATATTAGGAGCTACTTTGATAATAGCTTATAAAAATAGGAAAAAAGGAGGAAAAGAATTCTTAAATAATATAATATCAGTTATAGTTATTAACTTAATATTAGGGTTTTCTATCCCCAATGTGGATAACTTTGGACATATCGGTGGATTAATTGGAGGAGTAATTGTAACATTTCTTTTAATGAACAGAGCGCAGGGGAGAGAGGATAGAGTATAG
- a CDS encoding HD-GYP domain-containing protein: MIMRLEFINRVKENDVLGRNIFSEDGQVLLKSGIKLTGNYIKKLRNLGVFYIYIQDERLEDVVIDDPKLMELKQTTMKSMTEIMKNIHDFSGKSLKKSFNQVEEMIDYIIDMGDVNRSLYDIKTYDNYTYIHSLDTCIMTTFIGLSSGLNEKELKDVGIGAILHDIGKTRISNKIINKKGPLTDDEFIEIKKHPIYGSEILKKDFTMSDTVIKIVEQHHERIDGKGYPYGLKRKDISKYAKLVSICDVYDAISNDRCYRKKFTPNDAYELILSGSGTMFDEDLVKSFKNTFAIYPLGCRIRLSNGEEGYVINQNKGFPDRPMIRIFRDNNMKHFHQINLLKNPNLVIKSMVM, translated from the coding sequence ATGATAATGCGACTTGAATTTATTAATAGAGTTAAAGAAAATGATGTTTTAGGAAGAAATATTTTTTCCGAAGATGGACAAGTTCTACTTAAATCTGGTATTAAGTTAACAGGAAATTACATAAAAAAATTAAGAAATCTAGGTGTTTTTTATATTTATATACAGGATGAAAGATTAGAAGATGTAGTAATAGATGATCCTAAATTAATGGAACTTAAGCAAACTACTATGAAATCTATGACTGAAATTATGAAGAATATACATGATTTTAGTGGTAAAAGTTTAAAAAAATCCTTTAATCAAGTAGAAGAAATGATAGATTATATAATAGATATGGGGGATGTAAATAGAAGTCTTTATGATATTAAAACCTATGATAATTATACATATATACATAGTTTAGATACCTGTATAATGACTACATTTATAGGCCTATCTAGTGGATTAAATGAAAAGGAATTAAAGGATGTAGGTATAGGGGCGATACTTCACGATATAGGAAAAACTCGAATATCTAATAAAATAATAAATAAAAAAGGTCCATTAACAGATGATGAATTTATAGAAATAAAAAAACACCCTATTTATGGTAGTGAAATACTAAAAAAAGATTTTACAATGTCTGATACAGTTATAAAAATAGTAGAACAACATCATGAAAGAATAGACGGTAAGGGATACCCATATGGACTGAAAAGAAAGGATATTTCTAAATATGCAAAGTTAGTTTCTATATGTGATGTATATGATGCCATAAGCAATGATAGATGCTATAGAAAGAAATTTACTCCTAATGATGCCTATGAGCTTATATTGTCTGGTTCAGGAACTATGTTTGATGAAGATTTGGTTAAATCATTTAAAAATACCTTTGCTATATATCCTTTAGGTTGTAGGATTAGATTATCAAATGGAGAAGAAGGATATGTAATAAACCAAAATAAGGGCTTCCCAGATAGACCTATGATTAGGATTTTTAGAGATAACAATATGAAACACTTTCATCAAATAAATCTGCTTAAAAATCCTAATTTAGTTATAAAATCCATGGTTATGTAA
- a CDS encoding Fur family transcriptional regulator has product MIEEELLKKNNLKITKGRINILSILIETTYSLDVESIFKKLKEKNINLDLSTIYRTLEVFENKDLIEKFDLGNSKYNFRFKRKKHTHTIQCKVCHKEVQIECPLFHLDEIVNKETGFSNIDHHLKIEGVCENCIKHSFIKEKKD; this is encoded by the coding sequence ATGATAGAAGAGGAATTATTGAAGAAAAATAATTTAAAGATAACAAAAGGTAGGATAAATATTTTAAGTATACTTATAGAAACGACCTATTCTTTAGATGTGGAGAGTATATTCAAAAAATTAAAAGAAAAAAATATAAATTTAGATTTATCTACTATATATAGAACACTAGAAGTTTTTGAAAATAAGGATTTAATAGAAAAATTTGATTTAGGAAATTCAAAATATAATTTTAGGTTTAAAAGAAAAAAGCATACTCACACTATACAGTGCAAAGTATGTCATAAAGAGGTACAAATAGAATGTCCTTTATTTCATCTTGATGAAATAGTAAATAAAGAAACTGGGTTTTCTAACATTGATCATCATTTAAAAATAGAAGGTGTATGTGAAAACTGTATAAAGCATAGTTTTATAAAAGAAAAAAAGGATTAA
- a CDS encoding manganese efflux pump has protein sequence MEVQELFLLGLALSLDAFGVILCIGINKSITLKSIMIFVFSFGFFQFFLSFLGGYMGVIFNKYIFPMPTIVGGLIIIIVGILMILEGFKQKEKSIFLNKSMYFILGISVSIDALIIGFTTLTYISNLFYLFMSSLFIGLIAAIICSLGVILSKYIKKISIISSYADYIGGIILLLFGLKMLFF, from the coding sequence ATGGAAGTACAAGAGCTTTTTTTATTAGGGTTAGCACTTTCTTTAGATGCTTTTGGAGTAATACTGTGTATAGGTATAAATAAAAGTATTACTTTAAAATCAATTATGATTTTTGTCTTTTCCTTTGGATTTTTTCAGTTTTTTCTTTCTTTTTTAGGCGGTTATATGGGGGTTATTTTTAATAAATATATATTTCCCATGCCAACTATTGTAGGTGGATTAATAATAATAATAGTAGGAATACTAATGATACTAGAGGGTTTTAAACAAAAAGAAAAAAGTATATTTTTAAATAAAAGCATGTATTTTATATTAGGTATTTCGGTTAGTATAGATGCTTTAATTATAGGTTTTACGACTTTAACTTATATTAGTAATTTATTTTATTTATTTATGAGTTCTTTATTTATAGGATTAATTGCTGCAATAATCTGTAGTTTAGGAGTTATTTTATCTAAATATATTAAAAAAATATCTATAATCTCAAGTTATGCAGATTATATAGGAGGAATAATATTACTATTATTTGGTTTGAAAATGTTATTTTTTTAA
- a CDS encoding single-stranded DNA-binding protein — protein MNRVMLIGRLTKDAELKYIEDRDVSLLRFVIAVNRYYNKENSKTDYIPIVVWGRHAEAIHKYMEKGKLISVVGRIQARNYEDKNGNKKYGIEIISNEIKFLDPKKIDKVVSN, from the coding sequence ATGAATAGAGTTATGCTCATAGGCAGATTAACTAAAGATGCAGAACTTAAGTATATAGAGGATAGAGATGTTTCTTTATTAAGATTTGTAATAGCTGTAAATAGATATTACAACAAAGAAAATTCTAAAACTGATTATATACCTATCGTTGTATGGGGAAGACATGCAGAAGCTATACATAAGTATATGGAAAAAGGTAAACTAATTAGTGTTGTAGGAAGAATACAAGCTAGAAATTATGAAGATAAAAATGGTAATAAAAAGTATGGAATAGAAATAATTTCTAATGAAATAAAATTTTTAGATCCTAAAAAAATAGATAAGGTTGTTAGCAATTAA
- a CDS encoding M48 family metallopeptidase, with protein MKDIILMGERFQYILKTKKRKTISIKIGKEFVIEVTAPLRTNEYTIEQLLKKEEKWIIKKIKKLKEVENFHGYYYLGQLYYLEIKEVKSLYFKLEVNNNKFIIYINSGILKDKREVIIKDNLEKFYKEQAINVLKERTDYYSNILKVAPKNIVIKNQKTLWGSCSSKGNINYNYKIVMAPLEILDYIVVHELCHLVHMNHSKDFWDLVESIIPDCKERRNWLKENGYKLKI; from the coding sequence ATGAAAGATATAATTTTAATGGGAGAAAGGTTTCAATATATTTTAAAAACTAAAAAAAGAAAAACTATTTCCATAAAAATTGGCAAAGAATTTGTTATAGAAGTTACAGCACCTTTAAGAACTAATGAATACACAATAGAGCAGCTTCTAAAAAAAGAGGAAAAATGGATTATAAAAAAAATAAAAAAGCTTAAAGAAGTAGAAAATTTTCATGGATATTATTATCTAGGTCAATTGTATTATTTAGAAATTAAAGAGGTAAAGTCTTTATATTTTAAATTAGAAGTAAATAATAATAAATTTATTATTTATATAAATTCTGGTATTTTAAAAGATAAAAGAGAAGTGATAATAAAAGATAATTTAGAAAAATTTTATAAAGAGCAGGCTATAAATGTATTAAAAGAAAGAACGGATTATTATTCTAATATATTAAAAGTTGCACCTAAAAATATAGTAATAAAAAATCAAAAAACTTTATGGGGAAGTTGTTCTTCTAAAGGAAATATAAATTACAATTATAAAATAGTTATGGCTCCTTTAGAAATTTTGGATTATATAGTAGTTCATGAACTTTGCCATTTAGTACATATGAACCACTCTAAGGATTTTTGGGATTTAGTTGAAAGTATAATTCCAGATTGCAAGGAAAGAAGAAATTGGCTTAAAGAAAATGGATATAAACTAAAAATTTAA
- a CDS encoding SLAP domain-containing protein produces MKQQKEVNKEEALDIKLSLLEKDQEVMSKVQKEILEEELDELVPIKEGEVNVAGIYAYDLGDKYEVKAYLRNGIEKQINFEKIPFKIINSKGELLASQIFDLESMGNIPSYCARPCVLYFDKENVFVDKIPVDDWKLVFDNSLKAVRNLTVDIENLPDGIDAESKKVYTDFLDGLPDLKEGEVSFSKFSIGINENGHLLVTIVVRNGCNKGINIEELPMTIKDEKGNFVVSEVFKLEDLKVSPMKAKVCNFAFPLQIKEKAVIPLDSWKIEYNI; encoded by the coding sequence ATGAAGCAGCAAAAAGAAGTTAATAAAGAAGAAGCTTTAGATATAAAGTTATCATTATTAGAAAAAGATCAGGAAGTAATGTCAAAAGTACAAAAGGAAATACTAGAAGAAGAACTAGATGAATTAGTTCCTATAAAAGAAGGAGAAGTTAATGTAGCAGGTATATATGCTTATGACCTTGGAGATAAGTACGAAGTTAAGGCTTATTTGAGAAATGGTATAGAAAAACAAATAAATTTTGAAAAGATTCCTTTTAAAATAATAAATTCTAAGGGAGAGCTTTTAGCGTCTCAAATTTTTGATTTAGAATCAATGGGAAACATTCCATCTTATTGCGCTAGGCCTTGTGTTTTATATTTTGATAAAGAAAATGTGTTTGTAGATAAAATACCTGTAGATGATTGGAAATTAGTTTTTGATAATTCTTTAAAGGCTGTTAGAAATTTAACAGTGGATATTGAGAATTTACCAGATGGAATTGATGCTGAAAGTAAAAAAGTTTATACAGACTTTTTAGATGGACTTCCAGATTTAAAAGAAGGAGAAGTAAGCTTTTCAAAATTTAGTATAGGTATAAATGAAAATGGTCATTTATTAGTTACTATAGTTGTTAGAAATGGTTGCAATAAAGGAATAAATATAGAAGAATTACCTATGACCATTAAAGATGAAAAAGGTAATTTTGTTGTTTCAGAAGTATTTAAACTAGAGGATCTAAAGGTTAGTCCAATGAAAGCTAAAGTGTGCAATTTTGCTTTTCCATTACAAATTAAGGAAAAAGCAGTAATACCTCTAGATTCATGGAAAATAGAATATAATATTTAA
- a CDS encoding YhcN/YlaJ family sporulation lipoprotein → MIKNNKKLLFTTGLLSLSLLLGTGCTNKSAKNPPANNATKNVTEKAENTTKSAEEKAKENTTAANGDLSKRSQKIADELVKIKGIEKARVVISERRALVGVTIPNSAEGKMTSDLKKKVDETVKKTDKEIDTVAVSADADVYDRITKIADGIKEGRGIQEFGTEFKELFNRIIPQ, encoded by the coding sequence ATGATAAAGAATAATAAAAAATTGTTATTTACCACTGGTCTATTAAGTTTATCTTTACTTTTAGGCACTGGTTGTACAAACAAAAGCGCAAAAAATCCTCCGGCAAACAATGCTACTAAAAATGTAACTGAAAAAGCAGAGAATACGACTAAAAGTGCAGAGGAAAAAGCAAAAGAGAATACAACAGCAGCAAACGGGGATTTATCTAAAAGATCTCAAAAAATAGCAGATGAATTAGTTAAGATAAAAGGTATAGAAAAAGCTAGAGTAGTTATATCTGAAAGAAGAGCTCTAGTAGGAGTTACCATTCCTAATTCTGCTGAAGGAAAAATGACAAGTGACTTAAAGAAAAAAGTAGACGAAACTGTGAAAAAAACAGATAAAGAAATAGATACTGTAGCTGTATCTGCAGATGCAGACGTATATGATAGAATAACTAAAATTGCAGATGGTATCAAAGAAGGAAGAGGAATTCAAGAATTTGGTACTGAATTTAAAGAATTATTTAATAGAATAATTCCACAATAA
- a CDS encoding APC family permease: protein MSRGNDVSSSDQNFERVLSKKDIMALAFGAMIGWGWVVLTGEWIQKAGSMGAILAFVIGGIVVLFVGLTYAELTSAMPKCGGDLVFSYRALGKKAAFICTWGMILGYISVVAFEAVAFPSVLENLFSVSYLKGYMYTIAGYDIYASWALIGSISAIIITIVNYFGAKPAAFMQSVVTLMIACVGIALFTGSLFNGSIQNMSPAFVTGGSGKGILAVAIMTPFMYVGFDVIPQAAEEINVPFKKIGKIIILSVIMAVIWYAMIIYSTSVALNSNEINSSSLVAADAMKKMFGNSVVASKILILAGIGGILTSWNSFFMGGSRAIYSMAEAGMLPKFLAKIHPKYKTPTNAVILIGLVSSIAPLFGEKMLVWLSNAGGFGILISYLLVSISFLVLRKKEPNMERPYKVKHPKFVGTMAIVLCVGMLLMFMPGLPSGLSWPYEWGIILTWFLLGGIFYLVASNKAENESKHTKYKDDYYTNKKVSV, encoded by the coding sequence ATGTCTAGGGGAAATGACGTCAGTAGCAGTGATCAAAATTTTGAAAGGGTTCTATCGAAAAAGGATATTATGGCCTTAGCCTTTGGAGCTATGATTGGCTGGGGTTGGGTTGTATTAACAGGTGAATGGATACAGAAAGCAGGAAGCATGGGTGCTATATTGGCCTTTGTAATAGGCGGAATCGTAGTATTATTTGTAGGGCTAACCTATGCAGAACTTACATCAGCTATGCCAAAGTGTGGGGGCGATTTGGTATTTAGTTATAGAGCATTAGGCAAGAAAGCAGCTTTTATATGTACTTGGGGAATGATTTTAGGATATATTTCTGTTGTAGCCTTTGAAGCAGTTGCATTCCCTTCAGTATTAGAAAATTTATTTTCTGTTTCTTATTTGAAAGGTTATATGTATACAATCGCAGGGTATGATATTTATGCTTCTTGGGCATTAATAGGCTCTATAAGTGCCATAATAATAACAATAGTAAATTACTTTGGAGCAAAACCAGCAGCTTTTATGCAAAGTGTAGTAACACTTATGATTGCTTGTGTAGGAATTGCATTGTTTACAGGAAGCTTATTTAATGGAAGTATACAAAATATGTCACCTGCATTTGTTACAGGAGGTTCGGGAAAGGGAATTTTAGCAGTAGCTATAATGACTCCTTTTATGTATGTAGGCTTTGACGTAATACCACAGGCAGCAGAAGAAATAAATGTACCCTTTAAAAAAATAGGGAAAATAATAATTTTGTCAGTAATTATGGCAGTGATCTGGTATGCTATGATAATTTATAGTACATCAGTAGCATTAAATTCTAATGAAATAAATAGTTCAAGCTTAGTAGCTGCAGATGCTATGAAAAAGATGTTCGGAAATAGTGTGGTAGCATCAAAAATATTGATACTAGCTGGTATAGGAGGTATTTTAACTAGCTGGAATTCCTTCTTTATGGGAGGAAGTAGAGCAATATATTCTATGGCAGAAGCTGGAATGTTACCAAAATTTTTAGCTAAAATACATCCTAAATATAAAACACCAACTAACGCTGTAATATTAATAGGATTAGTATCAAGTATTGCACCATTGTTTGGAGAGAAGATGCTAGTATGGCTTAGCAATGCAGGCGGATTTGGTATATTGATATCCTATTTACTTGTTTCTATATCTTTCTTAGTATTAAGAAAAAAGGAACCTAATATGGAAAGACCTTATAAAGTAAAACATCCTAAATTTGTAGGAACTATGGCTATAGTTTTATGTGTAGGAATGCTTTTAATGTTTATGCCAGGCTTACCATCAGGACTTAGCTGGCCTTATGAATGGGGAATAATATTAACATGGTTTTTACTTGGAGGTATATTCTATTTAGTTGCAAGTAATAAAGCTGAAAATGAATCTAAGCATACTAAATATAAAGACGATTATTATACAAATAAAAAAGTTAGTGTATAG
- a CDS encoding HAD family hydrolase, with the protein MIFVEIPGRDNLNIKNIVFDYNGTVAEDGIMASQTKENLKKISEKLKVYIITADTYGNVKKQCEGLPVSVETFPKGNATFYKKSFVEKLGSEETMVIGNGMNDIEMFKAAALSIAVIGEEGCAGKLIAQSDIVVKTIEKVFSMIENTNRIVATLRD; encoded by the coding sequence ATGATTTTTGTAGAAATTCCAGGTAGAGATAACCTTAATATTAAAAATATTGTTTTTGATTATAATGGAACAGTAGCAGAGGATGGAATTATGGCCTCTCAAACAAAAGAAAACTTAAAAAAAATAAGTGAAAAATTAAAGGTATACATAATAACTGCAGATACTTATGGAAATGTTAAAAAGCAATGTGAAGGTTTACCAGTAAGTGTAGAAACTTTTCCTAAAGGTAATGCTACTTTTTATAAAAAATCCTTTGTAGAAAAATTAGGATCAGAGGAAACTATGGTAATAGGTAATGGGATGAATGATATAGAAATGTTTAAGGCAGCCGCTCTTTCTATAGCTGTAATAGGTGAGGAAGGCTGTGCAGGAAAACTAATAGCTCAATCAGACATAGTTGTTAAAACCATAGAAAAAGTGTTTTCTATGATTGAAAATACCAATAGAATAGTAGCCACTCTTAGGGATTAA
- a CDS encoding phosphate ABC transporter ATP-binding protein: MNILETNNLNIYLDKNHILKNLNLNIKKNKVTAIIGPSGCGKSTLLKTLNGIIKEEINFKIEGDIYFNEKNTESIPLELLRRKIGCVFQSPAPFPFSIYKNFNYVLKYYGIKDRSEVNKIIEEKLKLVGLYDEVRDNLNMSALKLSGGQQQRLCIGRALLPEPEILLMDEPCSALDIKNTAIIEKLLLELKKKYTILIVTHNLAQAKRISDNTIFMLNGEVIEMGETEKVFNSPQNEETKNYISGIYG, from the coding sequence TTGAATATATTAGAGACAAATAATTTAAATATATATTTAGATAAAAATCACATATTAAAAAATTTGAATTTAAATATAAAAAAGAATAAGGTAACAGCCATAATAGGCCCTTCTGGCTGTGGTAAGTCTACATTGCTTAAGACTTTAAATGGCATAATAAAAGAAGAGATAAATTTTAAAATAGAAGGTGACATTTACTTTAATGAAAAGAACACAGAAAGTATTCCATTAGAGCTTTTAAGGAGAAAAATTGGTTGTGTATTTCAAAGTCCAGCGCCCTTTCCTTTTTCTATATACAAAAATTTTAATTATGTTTTAAAGTATTATGGAATAAAAGATAGATCTGAAGTAAACAAGATAATAGAAGAAAAATTAAAATTAGTGGGTTTATATGATGAAGTACGGGATAATTTAAATATGTCTGCTTTAAAATTATCAGGAGGACAGCAACAAAGATTATGTATAGGAAGGGCTTTACTTCCAGAACCAGAAATACTTTTAATGGACGAACCTTGTTCTGCTCTAGATATAAAAAATACGGCTATAATAGAAAAGCTTTTATTAGAATTAAAGAAAAAATATACTATATTAATAGTTACCCATAATTTAGCCCAGGCCAAAAGAATTTCGGATAATACCATTTTTATGTTAAATGGAGAAGTAATAGAAATGGGAGAAACAGAGAAAGTATTTAATAGTCCCCAAAATGAGGAAACAAAAAATTATATAAGTGGAATTTATGGATAA